From Granulicella sp. WH15, the proteins below share one genomic window:
- a CDS encoding ATPase, T2SS/T4P/T4SS family — protein MSFEIIIPFLKPIAHLLASRTISEIMVNPDNSVWIEEKGQIQRLPDIQFDDGALQTGLEVIANRFGKKLDADSPILNLRLPDGSRLAAMIPPVVNPRPLVTIRRFTAKDFKLDDLIRVEMLTEEQAEILTDAVRAGQNILIAGGTASGKSTLLGTLADAIPDHERILLIEDTAELHIRKPHVVSAESQTDTHHSRITFDDVLRAILRHHPDRIIVGEVRGAEALTLLDATNTGHRGTLATIHASSAEEAIRRLASLAIRSAANLQLNVAEEDVRRGIDLIVYISRHQGRRHVQQVLSIRN, from the coding sequence ATGAGCTTTGAAATCATTATTCCGTTCCTCAAACCCATCGCGCATCTACTCGCCAGCCGCACCATCTCTGAGATCATGGTGAACCCGGACAACTCCGTCTGGATCGAAGAGAAAGGGCAAATTCAGCGGCTCCCCGATATTCAATTCGACGATGGAGCATTACAAACCGGCCTCGAAGTCATCGCCAACCGCTTCGGTAAAAAGCTGGACGCTGACTCGCCCATCCTCAACCTGCGCCTGCCGGACGGCAGCCGACTGGCGGCGATGATTCCGCCTGTGGTCAATCCCCGGCCTTTGGTCACGATACGACGGTTCACGGCCAAGGACTTCAAGTTGGATGACTTGATACGAGTCGAGATGCTGACCGAAGAACAGGCGGAGATATTGACGGACGCAGTGCGCGCAGGTCAGAACATCCTCATTGCCGGTGGGACCGCCAGTGGCAAATCGACGCTCCTGGGTACGCTGGCCGATGCCATTCCTGACCATGAGCGTATCCTGCTCATTGAGGACACCGCGGAGCTGCACATCCGCAAACCGCACGTCGTCTCCGCCGAGTCCCAGACCGACACGCATCACAGTAGGATCACTTTCGACGATGTACTCAGAGCTATCCTCCGGCATCACCCGGACCGCATCATCGTGGGTGAAGTTCGTGGCGCGGAAGCCCTAACGCTGTTGGACGCCACAAATACCGGCCACCGTGGGACGCTGGCCACCATTCATGCCAGCAGCGCCGAAGAAGCTATCCGCCGACTCGCAAGCCTTGCGATCCGCAGTGCAGCCAATCTGCAACTGAACGTAGCCGAAGAGGACGTTCGGCGCGGCATTGATCTGATTGTCTATATCAGCCGACATCAGGGAAGGCGACACGTACAGCAGGTACTGAGCATCCGCAATTAG
- a CDS encoding LysR family transcriptional regulator: MQSRNPLEVNILIVIIAQEGSFIRASKKLGIAPPSLTRRVAWLERSIGVKLFDRSTRNVELTAAGRLFVQESSLSLSHAERAWDLARFQAQIDSGPYRVGYSPYTHSAFLPLLNALSPAPHPPGDEPSGIVLETANTLKLVERVLRGKLHAALGVGPIVDRDLWVQRVGQEGFSVCLPRSHRLTQKTALTVHDLDRQTVFWMPRSSQPRFYAGVMRYVSSLGVQPVFREVRSVAHALEFASHGAGLALLPRSSARISFSGTVFKSLTDRYLGVETMLFMRRDQRYGKLKEIVDSLFAQLLARKLEIN; encoded by the coding sequence ATGCAGAGCAGGAACCCACTGGAAGTCAACATCCTGATCGTGATCATCGCTCAGGAGGGCAGTTTTATCAGGGCCTCTAAGAAGCTGGGCATTGCGCCACCGTCCCTCACCAGAAGGGTTGCGTGGCTGGAAAGAAGCATTGGCGTCAAGCTGTTTGATCGATCGACGCGCAACGTGGAGTTGACCGCAGCCGGTCGGCTCTTTGTTCAGGAGTCGTCTCTCTCCCTGAGCCATGCCGAACGGGCTTGGGATCTCGCCCGGTTTCAGGCACAGATCGATAGTGGACCCTACCGCGTCGGCTACTCGCCGTACACCCATAGCGCGTTTCTGCCGCTTCTTAATGCGCTGAGTCCAGCGCCTCATCCTCCCGGCGATGAACCTTCCGGCATTGTGCTGGAGACGGCGAACACCCTGAAGTTGGTGGAGCGCGTTCTTCGAGGGAAGCTGCATGCCGCCCTGGGTGTTGGCCCCATCGTGGATCGGGATCTATGGGTGCAGCGTGTCGGACAGGAGGGATTCTCGGTCTGCTTACCGAGGAGCCACCGGCTGACTCAGAAAACCGCTTTGACTGTACATGATCTTGATCGCCAAACGGTCTTCTGGATGCCGCGATCTTCGCAGCCGCGCTTTTATGCGGGAGTGATGAGATACGTCAGCAGTCTAGGAGTGCAACCAGTCTTCAGAGAAGTAAGGAGTGTAGCGCACGCCTTGGAGTTCGCCTCTCATGGCGCGGGCCTCGCTCTGCTCCCCCGTTCTAGCGCCCGTATCTCCTTTTCGGGAACAGTATTCAAGTCACTGACTGATCGCTATCTGGGCGTTGAGACGATGCTCTTTATGCGGCGCGATCAGAGGTACGGAAAGCTCAAGGAGATCGTCGACAGTCTCTTCGCTCAACTATTGGCGCGCAAACTTGAAATCAATTGA
- a CDS encoding TetR/AcrR family transcriptional regulator: MARTKEFDQEQALDAAMHLFWERGYEATSIQELVEATGVQRQSLYDTFGSKHEMFLQTLMRYQELEGHQLSDIMKMHPKGGLPLIRAIFESRASHTVCDPRGCFGSNCSVELGTSDQAVAERIRIGRDGLEELFTRCLVQASDAHELKNSSSVSALAQFLVNAFFGLNLMAKTRPTKAMIDNVVAVTLATL; the protein is encoded by the coding sequence ATGGCGCGTACAAAGGAGTTCGATCAGGAACAGGCTCTTGATGCCGCCATGCACCTGTTCTGGGAGCGGGGGTACGAAGCGACCTCGATTCAAGAACTAGTGGAGGCTACGGGCGTCCAACGTCAAAGCCTCTATGACACCTTTGGATCGAAGCATGAGATGTTTCTGCAAACCTTGATGCGGTATCAGGAGTTGGAGGGGCACCAGCTAAGCGACATCATGAAGATGCATCCCAAAGGCGGCTTGCCGCTCATACGGGCGATCTTTGAAAGTCGTGCTTCCCATACAGTCTGCGACCCTCGCGGATGTTTTGGCTCCAATTGTTCTGTGGAGTTGGGCACCTCCGACCAGGCTGTCGCAGAGAGAATTCGCATTGGCCGCGACGGCCTGGAGGAACTGTTCACGCGCTGTCTGGTCCAGGCGAGTGACGCTCACGAACTCAAGAATTCATCATCTGTCTCTGCGTTGGCGCAGTTCCTGGTCAATGCTTTTTTCGGTCTTAACCTTATGGCGAAGACTCGACCCACCAAAGCAATGATCGACAATGTGGTGGCAGTCACTCTGGCCACTCTATGA
- a CDS encoding recombinase family protein, which yields MKLELDEVEAPIVERVFTMYANGNSLASIAKILNAEGVQAPQPPRNRLIRAWCPSSIRDMLRNERYRGVFVWNRTKKERNPETGRKTSRPRPESDWMRVEVPEWRIVSEELWQQVEAQI from the coding sequence GTGAAGTTGGAACTCGACGAAGTGGAGGCTCCTATCGTCGAGCGTGTGTTCACCATGTATGCCAATGGCAACAGCCTTGCGTCCATTGCGAAGATCTTGAATGCCGAGGGAGTGCAGGCTCCTCAGCCACCTCGGAACCGTCTGATCCGCGCATGGTGCCCCTCCTCCATACGGGATATGTTGCGCAATGAACGCTACCGTGGAGTCTTCGTATGGAACCGGACGAAGAAGGAGCGCAACCCCGAGACCGGCCGCAAGACCAGCAGGCCGCGTCCTGAGTCCGATTGGATGCGGGTAGAGGTTCCCGAATGGAGGATCGTCTCCGAGGAACTCTGGCAGCAGGTGGAGGCGCAGATTTAA
- a CDS encoding peroxiredoxin-like family protein gives MPTQALQTTVELDQARDRYRSRVIPPERLKIMDEATSALVRSGLRSTAVKEGDRVDDFILMDAHGRPVQLQQLLETGPVVVTFYRGGWCPYCNIELRGLQRALPEIKELGASLIAISPQLPDNSLSTEEKNSLTFPVLSDVGNVIARRFGIAFRLPDELLKTYEDFNHGLEKKNGKEGALELPMPATFVLDKGGTTILSFVDEDYTKRLDPEVILATLRKLGSVSVAEV, from the coding sequence ATGCCCACGCAGGCCCTGCAAACCACGGTTGAACTCGATCAGGCGCGCGATCGTTATCGCTCTCGCGTGATTCCGCCCGAACGATTGAAGATCATGGACGAAGCCACAAGCGCATTAGTCCGCAGCGGCCTGCGATCAACCGCAGTCAAAGAGGGGGACCGCGTAGACGACTTCATTCTGATGGACGCTCATGGAAGACCGGTGCAGTTGCAGCAGTTGCTTGAAACAGGTCCAGTTGTGGTCACTTTCTACCGTGGCGGGTGGTGTCCCTACTGCAACATCGAGCTGCGCGGCCTGCAGCGTGCCCTGCCTGAGATCAAGGAACTCGGGGCGTCGTTGATCGCAATCTCGCCACAGTTACCGGACAACTCGCTTTCGACTGAAGAGAAAAATTCGCTTACCTTTCCTGTGCTCAGTGATGTCGGAAACGTCATCGCGCGACGATTTGGTATTGCATTCCGACTGCCCGACGAATTGTTGAAGACGTACGAAGATTTCAATCACGGACTCGAAAAAAAGAACGGGAAGGAAGGTGCCCTGGAACTGCCTATGCCAGCCACCTTCGTGTTGGACAAGGGTGGCACCACAATCTTGTCGTTCGTCGACGAGGACTACACCAAGCGGCTCGATCCGGAAGTTATTCTCGCAACGCTGCGCAAACTCGGCAGTGTCTCGGTGGCAGAGGTATAA
- a CDS encoding recombinase family protein, translating into MRCAIYARFSSDLQRPTSIEDQVRRCTEFAAKQGWTVVDEFIRCDEAKSAATVAGRNALNALMVAAKTKPKPFDCLPVDDTSRLARYLPDVLSMNDILLYHGVFIYAVAQRLDCREKASRPLLTLHGMMDEQFLVSLGEKVHRGQEGRALNGMHPGGKVFGYRNTPLKIQRAPASMGVLR; encoded by the coding sequence ATGAGATGCGCCATATACGCTCGATTCTCCTCTGATTTGCAACGCCCCACCTCGATTGAAGATCAGGTCCGGCGCTGTACTGAATTTGCAGCGAAACAGGGATGGACGGTTGTCGATGAGTTTATCCGTTGCGATGAAGCGAAGTCGGCTGCAACGGTTGCGGGACGCAACGCTCTGAATGCGTTGATGGTCGCCGCGAAGACGAAACCCAAGCCATTTGACTGCCTGCCGGTAGATGACACTTCGCGGCTTGCGCGCTATCTGCCGGATGTCCTGAGCATGAATGACATACTCCTCTATCACGGAGTATTTATCTATGCGGTCGCTCAACGGCTGGATTGCAGGGAAAAGGCATCCCGCCCTCTGCTGACGCTGCACGGGATGATGGATGAGCAGTTTCTCGTCAGCCTCGGTGAGAAGGTCCATCGAGGTCAGGAAGGCCGAGCACTGAACGGGATGCACCCTGGCGGAAAAGTGTTTGGGTATCGGAACACCCCATTGAAGATCCAACGCGCACCGGCAAGTATGGGCGTGCTGCGGTGA
- a CDS encoding TetR/AcrR family transcriptional regulator, with the protein MVQKTATKLRGRPRKYETETALNQAMDAFWRAGFAGTSMDDLSEATQMNRPSLYHAFGDKRQLYLSLLDLYIANTGSAVAEALGPGRSLREALKDFYATVLKVYFSPTGVARGCFLIGTAVTEAGDDDEVRTKLAEALNGFRTALSTRLRQARKQGELAPGTNVSALADLASAVLHSLAIRSRAGESLESLLKTSSAAVDLICTNSLSI; encoded by the coding sequence ATGGTACAAAAAACTGCAACGAAGCTCCGCGGCCGACCGCGTAAGTACGAAACGGAGACGGCGCTCAATCAAGCTATGGATGCCTTCTGGCGCGCTGGCTTCGCTGGCACCTCCATGGACGACCTGAGCGAGGCAACCCAGATGAATCGCCCGAGCCTCTACCATGCCTTCGGAGACAAGCGACAGCTCTATCTCTCACTTCTCGATCTCTACATTGCCAACACTGGGAGTGCCGTAGCAGAAGCCCTCGGTCCAGGTCGATCGCTTCGCGAGGCCCTAAAGGACTTCTACGCTACAGTCCTTAAGGTCTACTTCAGCCCCACCGGCGTTGCCCGCGGATGCTTTCTGATTGGTACGGCAGTGACTGAAGCGGGTGATGATGACGAGGTTCGCACGAAGTTAGCCGAAGCCCTGAACGGTTTTCGTACAGCGCTATCTACACGCCTGCGACAAGCCCGCAAGCAGGGCGAACTCGCGCCTGGAACGAACGTTAGCGCGCTCGCGGACCTCGCTTCCGCAGTGCTGCATTCTTTGGCGATCCGCTCCCGAGCTGGAGAATCTCTAGAGTCCTTGCTGAAGACCTCCAGTGCAGCCGTCGACCTTATCTGTACAAACTCGCTCAGCATCTGA
- a CDS encoding DNA methyltransferase, whose protein sequence is MATTSVATAQQSSFTNQILHGDCIEKMHEMPANSIDFILTDPPYLVNYRDRDGRTIQNDADATWLKPAMREAYRVLKMNRVAIMFYGWTKVDEFFAAWKDAGFQPVGHIVFRKAYSSKSRFLSYQHEQAYLLAKGRPPLPKQPVADVIDMPYSGNKLHPTQKPVEPLAQLIRSFTLPGELVLDPFAGSGSSCAAALLTGRKYIGVEMDDAYYQQANERMGRVQARGAARQSS, encoded by the coding sequence ATGGCAACCACGTCAGTAGCAACCGCACAACAGAGCAGCTTCACCAACCAGATCCTTCACGGCGACTGCATCGAGAAGATGCACGAGATGCCGGCCAACAGCATCGACTTCATCCTCACCGACCCGCCGTACCTGGTGAACTACCGCGACCGCGATGGACGCACCATTCAGAACGACGCCGATGCAACCTGGCTCAAGCCCGCGATGCGGGAAGCTTACAGGGTACTCAAGATGAATCGCGTAGCCATCATGTTCTACGGCTGGACGAAAGTGGATGAGTTCTTCGCAGCCTGGAAAGACGCGGGTTTTCAGCCGGTCGGACACATCGTCTTCCGTAAGGCATACAGCTCGAAATCGAGGTTCCTTAGCTATCAGCACGAGCAGGCGTATCTACTGGCCAAGGGTAGGCCGCCGTTGCCGAAGCAGCCGGTAGCGGACGTGATCGACATGCCGTACAGCGGCAACAAGCTGCATCCGACGCAGAAGCCGGTAGAGCCTCTGGCACAGTTGATTCGCAGCTTCACGTTGCCAGGTGAGTTGGTGCTCGATCCCTTCGCTGGCAGTGGTAGCTCCTGTGCGGCAGCATTGCTGACAGGCCGCAAGTACATCGGCGTGGAGATGGACGATGCGTACTACCAGCAGGCCAACGAACGCATGGGAAGAGTTCAAGCAAGGGGCGCCGCAAGGCAGTCCTCGTAG
- a CDS encoding helix-turn-helix transcriptional regulator has protein sequence MSSDVCVQVGERIRKLRKKNGWRQIDLAEHSGIHEVHISDLERGVREVGLHHLAALAGAFGLSLSEFLKGINGE, from the coding sequence ATGTCCTCTGATGTCTGCGTCCAGGTCGGCGAGAGAATCCGGAAGCTCCGTAAGAAAAACGGCTGGCGACAGATCGACTTGGCAGAACACTCCGGAATCCATGAGGTCCACATCTCCGACCTGGAGCGGGGGGTGCGCGAGGTAGGACTTCATCATCTGGCAGCTCTTGCCGGTGCCTTCGGATTGTCCCTGAGCGAGTTTCTCAAAGGGATCAACGGCGAGTAA
- a CDS encoding SDR family oxidoreductase, which produces MGKLDNKIALITGGTTGIGLATAQLFIKEGAKVIVTGRNPETLGQAKTTLGAGADVIAADTSDLKAVEQLFKTIAERYTKIDALFVNAGVAKFAPLDQSSPEMFDEQFNVNVRGAYFTAKHAAPLIADGGAILFTASMVTSIAEPMASVYSATKAALRSFGRSLASELAPKIRVNTISPGPIETPIFGKLGLPSDVIQAFAADMMQRNPLKRIGHVDDIAKAALFLLSNESSYVTGIELFVDGGMASL; this is translated from the coding sequence ATGGGAAAACTAGATAACAAAATCGCACTTATTACCGGTGGAACCACCGGCATCGGTCTTGCCACAGCGCAGCTCTTCATCAAAGAGGGCGCGAAGGTTATCGTCACTGGCCGTAACCCGGAAACACTCGGCCAAGCCAAGACGACATTAGGGGCTGGGGCAGATGTGATCGCGGCAGATACCAGTGATCTCAAGGCGGTCGAGCAACTCTTCAAGACCATTGCGGAACGGTATACGAAAATCGATGCGCTCTTTGTGAACGCCGGTGTAGCGAAGTTTGCTCCTCTTGACCAATCATCCCCCGAAATGTTCGATGAGCAGTTCAACGTCAACGTGCGCGGCGCTTACTTCACAGCCAAGCACGCAGCTCCGCTCATTGCCGACGGGGGCGCCATTCTTTTCACGGCGTCGATGGTGACGAGCATCGCGGAACCCATGGCAAGCGTTTACTCCGCGACCAAAGCCGCGCTCCGGTCTTTCGGACGTAGTCTCGCGTCAGAGTTGGCTCCGAAGATCCGCGTCAACACGATTAGCCCTGGACCGATTGAAACCCCGATCTTCGGAAAGCTCGGTTTGCCTTCCGATGTGATTCAGGCTTTTGCCGCTGACATGATGCAGAGAAACCCCTTGAAGCGTATCGGACACGTAGACGACATCGCGAAGGCTGCGCTGTTCCTTCTTTCGAACGAGTCTTCCTACGTAACAGGAATCGAGTTGTTCGTAGACGGCGGTATGGCCAGCCTCTGA
- a CDS encoding LysR family transcriptional regulator: MARNDTKHMESVIAVFEELSFTLAAQKTRISQPMLTRNVAEVEVNLGVRLFERDRKTVKVTPAGRAYVEKARLSLLYGERACRAARAVGQNADAILNVGRSPYTDPFLISTLRSLQLPSFPRLKIELSSQYSCDLVHELLAGGLDLALPTKPPKSPLLTTIKVAESPFYIAMSEQDELATNSSVTLDAMAGRTWIIFERRLHPPLYDSVMLAAEKRKVVPARIQHITAPEEAFPFVLRESCVAFLVKAGALLLARNGVTVRPLLEDGLSVKTYLASRADNRSKAISELVRTFMRRISTPSKSMPIPASISG, from the coding sequence ATGGCACGCAACGATACAAAGCACATGGAGTCGGTGATTGCCGTCTTTGAGGAATTGAGCTTCACCCTCGCGGCGCAGAAGACTCGCATCAGTCAACCAATGCTCACAAGAAACGTAGCCGAGGTAGAGGTCAACCTTGGTGTTCGGCTCTTTGAGAGAGATCGTAAAACCGTGAAGGTGACGCCCGCAGGTCGAGCCTACGTGGAGAAAGCTCGACTGTCGCTCCTCTATGGCGAACGGGCGTGCCGGGCGGCGCGCGCAGTCGGTCAGAATGCAGATGCGATATTGAATGTCGGCAGATCGCCCTACACCGATCCCTTCCTGATCTCGACGCTCCGTTCGCTCCAATTGCCGTCCTTCCCGCGCCTGAAGATTGAGCTATCCAGCCAATACTCGTGCGATCTCGTCCATGAGCTGCTCGCGGGAGGACTGGATCTGGCGCTTCCAACGAAGCCTCCCAAATCGCCGCTGCTGACAACGATCAAGGTGGCCGAATCGCCCTTTTACATTGCGATGTCAGAGCAGGACGAACTAGCGACGAATTCGTCCGTCACGCTCGATGCGATGGCTGGTCGAACATGGATCATCTTCGAGCGTCGGCTGCACCCGCCTCTTTATGACTCCGTCATGCTGGCCGCCGAAAAGCGAAAGGTCGTCCCGGCCAGGATTCAGCACATCACTGCGCCGGAAGAAGCTTTTCCGTTCGTACTCAGAGAATCCTGCGTGGCATTTCTAGTCAAAGCGGGTGCGCTGCTACTTGCGCGGAATGGTGTCACCGTCCGTCCTCTTCTAGAGGACGGACTTTCAGTGAAGACCTATCTTGCGTCCCGCGCGGATAACCGATCTAAGGCCATTAGTGAGCTGGTAAGAACCTTCATGCGAAGAATCTCCACCCCGAGTAAGTCCATGCCAATCCCAGCCTCTATCTCTGGATGA
- a CDS encoding TraM recognition domain-containing protein yields MKTSIVQGIAVFLSLFETDPDVRRVFCPPKELYQGEGCGSDPDGIVMPPFDELIESGKVVGLNFPVALNPALAKTIGTMMKIDYQRAMLLRIPRMDAEPKKHYRPSVFICDEYQNFATVGGDNPTGDDRFLSLSRQPRCIPIVATQSVASLKDALPNEGVKTLLQAFRSKIFFTTSDPETARYASELCGKEDRTRIGYTLSETSTNANVGWLSGRTSASKGSVAAVKQYQKQKEPVFEEKVFFDLKNAQSIVVAFDGISPQPATYCYLKPDFLPITMNWFEQERIDFDPQRLQQ; encoded by the coding sequence GTGAAGACGTCCATCGTCCAGGGCATCGCCGTTTTCCTCTCGCTCTTCGAGACCGACCCGGATGTGCGCCGTGTCTTCTGCCCACCCAAAGAGCTCTACCAAGGAGAAGGCTGCGGCTCTGATCCTGACGGCATCGTCATGCCACCGTTCGACGAGCTGATCGAATCCGGCAAGGTCGTGGGTCTGAACTTTCCTGTTGCTTTGAACCCGGCGCTCGCCAAGACAATCGGCACCATGATGAAGATCGACTATCAGCGGGCGATGCTTCTGCGTATCCCCCGGATGGATGCCGAACCCAAAAAACACTATCGCCCATCGGTCTTCATCTGCGATGAGTACCAGAACTTCGCTACGGTAGGTGGCGACAACCCAACGGGCGATGATAGATTTTTGTCTCTGTCGCGGCAGCCCCGTTGCATTCCCATCGTCGCAACTCAGTCCGTCGCCAGCCTCAAAGATGCTCTGCCGAACGAAGGCGTGAAGACTCTCCTGCAGGCATTTCGCTCGAAGATTTTTTTCACCACTTCTGATCCTGAGACTGCCCGCTACGCGTCGGAGCTATGCGGCAAGGAAGACCGCACCCGGATCGGCTACACACTCTCCGAGACTTCGACCAATGCCAATGTCGGATGGCTCTCGGGCCGTACCTCCGCCAGCAAAGGCTCGGTCGCCGCCGTCAAGCAGTATCAAAAACAGAAAGAACCAGTCTTCGAGGAGAAGGTCTTCTTCGACCTCAAGAATGCGCAGTCCATCGTCGTCGCTTTCGATGGAATCAGCCCACAGCCAGCGACCTACTGTTATCTCAAACCGGACTTTCTGCCTATCACCATGAACTGGTTCGAGCAGGAAAGGATCGACTTCGATCCACAAAGGTTACAGCAATGA